One region of Chanodichthys erythropterus isolate Z2021 chromosome 24, ASM2448905v1, whole genome shotgun sequence genomic DNA includes:
- the ugt5a1 gene encoding UDP glucuronosyltransferase 5 family, polypeptide A1, whose product MHHSAPLVLLSLLCVLFGVDGGKVLVFPLDGSHWVNMKVLIEELHSRGHKVTVLRASNSWYIKEESPLYNSITIPNTGGFDEEFFGLLISRLLKIKKEGNSIWSRIQLEYEIIMKFKSMYEEMQQMMDRVLGDEKIMNSIQDAKYDVVLADPAAGGGAILAYKFNIPLVFNVRWTIHGEGHFAIAPSPLSYVPVPGAELTDKMSFLQRVKNVLTYFFTQFQIALVAEPIFTSFCLKHFGPNVNYFSLFQDADIWLMRNDFTFEFPRPTMPNIVYMGGFQCKPAKPLPKDLEDFVQSSGEHGVIVMSLGTLITQLPQDVTNDIAAAFAQIPQKVIWRYTGPRPATLGNNTLLVDWLPQNDLLGHPQIKVFVAHGGTNGVQEAIYHGVPILGLPLVFDQPDNLFRMEAKGTAKILDLATLDRNVFLEALNEVLHNSSYRENMQRLSRLHHDQPMKPLDRAVFWIEFVMRNRGAPHLRTQSFRMSWIEYHSVDVILTLTATLFIFAFFIIYVIRYLFRVLFKKKVKCA is encoded by the coding sequence ATGCATCATTCAGCACCTCTTGTTTTGTTGTCGCTCTTATGCGTATTATTTGGAGTAGATGGTGGTAAAGTGCTAGTGTTTCCACTTGATGGAAGTCACTGGGTGAACATGAAGGTCCTGATTGAGGAACTGCATAGCCGAGGTCACAAAGTGACGGTGCTTAGAGCCTCCAACAGCTGGTATATCAAGGAAGAATCTCCTTTGTACAATTCCATCACCATTCCCAACACAGGAGGATTTGATGAGGAATTTTTTGGTTTACTGATCAGCCGTCTCTTGAAGATTAAAAAAGAAGGGAATTCCATTTGGAGCCGCATTCAGCTGGAGTATGAAATCATCATGAAGTTTAAAAGCATGTATGAAGAAATGCAGCAGATGATGGATAGAGTATTAGGAGATGAAAAAATTATGAACTCAATCCAAGATGCTAAATATGACGTGGTGCTAGCAGACCCAGCTGCTGGAGGTGGTGCAATCCTAGCTTACAAGTTTAATATTCCTCTGGTTTTTAACGTTCGGTGGACGATTCATGGAGAGGGACATTTCGCCATTGCTCCTTCCCCCCTGTCTTATGTCCCTGTCCCAGGAGCAGAGCTAACAGACAAGATGTCATTCCTTCAACGTGTCAAGAATGTTCTGACTTACTTTTTCACCCAATTCCAAATTGCACTCGTAGCTGAACCAATCTTTACTTCTTTTTGTCTCAAACATTTTGGCCCcaatgttaattatttttccCTTTTCCAGGATGCAGACATCTGGCTCATGAGAAATGACTTTACCTTTGAATTTCCACGACCCACAATGCCCAATATCGTATATATGGGCGGCTTTCAGTGTAAACCCGCCAAGCCACTTCCAAAAGATCTTGAGGACTTTGTGCAGAGCTCAGGAGAGCATGGAGTCATTGTCATGTCTTTAGGAACCCTTATTACTCAGCTTCCTCAAGACGTCACCAACGACATAGCAGCGGCTTTTGCTCAGATTCCTCAAAAAGTGATCTGGAGATATACAGGTCCTCGGCCTGCGACCCTTGGTAACAATACATTACTAGTGGACTGGCTCCCCCAGAATGACCTGCTTGGACATCCCCAGATTAAAGTATTTGTGGCACATGGAGGCACCAATGGAGTCCAGGAAGCCATCTACCATGGGGTGCCCATTTTGGGTCTACCGTTAGTGTTTGATCAGCCAGATAATCTCTTCAGAATGGAAGCGAAGGGAACAGCAAAGATTTTAGATTTGGCAACTCTGGACAGGAATGTGTTTTTGGAGGCATTAAATGAGGTTTTGCATAACTCATCTTACAGGGAGAACATGCAGAGACTGTCCAGACTACACCACGACCAGCCAATGAAACCTCTTGATCGTGCTGTCTTCTGGATTGAGTTTGTCATGAGGAATAGAGGAGCCCCTCATTTACGAACACAGTCTTTCAGAATGTCTTGGATTGAGTACCATTCTGTAGATGTTATTTTGACTCTAACGGCAACACTTttcatatttgcattttttattatatatgtgATTCGATATCTTTTTAGagttttgtttaaaaagaaagtaaaatgTGCATGA